GGACGCCGTCCAGCAGCGCCCCGACGGCGATTGCCGTGCCGCTGCCGGGATCGTCTTTTTCGGAGGGCTGCTGGTCTCCGGACCGCTTGCGGTGCTTGGCGCCGGCCTTGGCCAGGAGCATATTGGCGCCGACGTACACCACAGCGCCGGCCAGGAAGCCTGCCACCGTGGGCCACAGGCCGCCACCTTTGACGGCCTCGTCCACCAACTCGAACGCCAGGGCGGAGATCAGCACGCCCGCACCGAACGACATAATGGTGGAGACCACCTTGGACGGTATGGACCACCGCCAGGACACGGCTGCTCCCAGGACCAGCGCCGCACCGGCACCGGTACCCCATACAAGTGACATCAACCAAGTAGGCATACGTGTTCTGTCCCCAGCTGCGCAGAACTGAAACACGGGGCCATCAAAGAAGTCCCGTCCGGTGGTAAGCGGGCCCTACCCGGCCCGTGAGGCGCCGCGCGCAGAATTGATGGGATCTTGAGCCAAACCTTACGATCCCCATACCTTGCGGGTCCACGCTGGAGAGATCAGACCAACCAGCTTGCGGGGAGCAGGAAGTCATGGGAAGCAGAACAGCGTTGGACAGCGACGTCACAACCGTGGGCGGCGTGCTGACAGACCGGCAGCCGCTGGATTTCCACACGTTGGGCCTCGCCGGCTGCATCGACCGGCTCACGGCGCCCATGCGGCAGCGCGGGACCGTGGTCCACTGGGATACTCCGCACTGGGGCATCGAGATCCCGGCGGACTCCGCGTCCCTCCTGTACCAGTCCGCCCGCGAGGCACTCAGCAACGCCTTCAAGTACTCCGCTGCGCACACGCTCACCATCCAGCTGGCAGCCGTTGACCACGGCATCCGCCTGGTGGTGGCCGACGACGGCACGGGCTTTGACAGCGACCTCGCCACCTGCGGGCGGCACCACGGCTATGGTTTGCGGCTCATGGCGGTCGCCGTGCAGGAAGCGGGTGGGGCCGTGGATATCAGTGCCACCCCGGGGATGGGCACCAGCGTGACGGTGACGCTGCCGCTGGACTGACCCACATCCCCGGATCCCAGGCGCCGGACACGCCTGCCCAAAGACTCGGATGCCCGCCGTTGCTGGGACGGCGGGCAGCCGTATGCCTGACGGAAAGCTCCCTGGTGGAGAACGGAACTAACGGGAAAGCTTGGCCGCATCCGGTTCCAGGTCGCCGATGTGGCCCGGTGCGTTGGCAGCCAGGACCCTCGCCACGAAGGCCGCATACTCGTCCATGTAGTGCCCCAGGAACTTGGCGGTGGACGCATCCTTGACCTCGCCGTCGTCCCCAAAAGCTTCTGCCTTGTAGGTGATGTACGCCTCCGGCGCGTTCAGCTGCGGGGCATCGAGGAAGCTCAGGATGCTGCGCATGGCGGACTGCATCACCGCCGTGCCGATGCTGCCCGGCGAGGCGCCGATGCTGCCGGTGGGCTTGCGGGCAAAAGAGATGGTTCCCCACGGGCGGGAGCC
This region of Arthrobacter sp. DNA4 genomic DNA includes:
- a CDS encoding sensor histidine kinase; translated protein: MGSRTALDSDVTTVGGVLTDRQPLDFHTLGLAGCIDRLTAPMRQRGTVVHWDTPHWGIEIPADSASLLYQSAREALSNAFKYSAAHTLTIQLAAVDHGIRLVVADDGTGFDSDLATCGRHHGYGLRLMAVAVQEAGGAVDISATPGMGTSVTVTLPLD
- a CDS encoding NADPH-dependent FMN reductase, yielding MAAPVMSRDGAGVLRYPSFSAPLPALSRSIHTSGRSRACVLDAQIPIKDLPLYSYDYDADFPPGGHALKEATEAADGILFVSPEYNRSIPGALKNAIDWGSRPWGTISFARKPTGSIGASPGSIGTAVMQSAMRSILSFLDAPQLNAPEAYITYKAEAFGDDGEVKDASTAKFLGHYMDEYAAFVARVLAANAPGHIGDLEPDAAKLSR